The Flavobacterium faecale genomic sequence AAATGTCGCTCAATAAAATATTGAAATTGGCTTCTGTTCTTTTTCTCATCTATGTTATCAAAAAACCATATCCCTTCCTCCATCAAAATATGAAAAAGATAAATCAGTTCCCCTTTTTGCAAATTTGAACTGCATTTGGTATTTGTAGAACTTTCTACACCAATTGCCAGACTTCTACACCTACCTCCTTTACCAAGCAAAAATTCCTCAATACGAGTTATCCTCTCATTTAGAATCTGCATCTCGTATGGAGCTTCATCATTGTCGCTTATTTTATTTTTCATGATTTCTTGATATTATGGAAATAACAAATACAATCCTGTTTATCTTGTAAACACTTTAATTTTATAAAAATAGATTAAGCTCATAATATTCAGCTCAGTTAAAATTTGTTTGTCAGCACAAAATCATATAATATTAGACTAGTAAAACTCTCCATTTCAAGGTTAATATTAAAATTAGTCTAAACTATTATTAGTAATAACAAGTGTCACTATTTGGTCGTTTTTGGCATCAAAATGCTATCTATAAACTAAGAAACGGATAAACAATATATTAAAAATTTCGGCTAAAATTAGTTTCGAAATAAAATGAGCTTTTCCATAATTTTCCTTTTTTAACCCATTCAGATCCTCAAAGCACATTTATACCTTCGCTATGCTTCAGTATAAAAGAGCTTTAAGGATACTCAATAAAAAAATCTTAAAAATTAAAGCCACTAACTACGCATAATTTTCAAGATCCTTTTCCATGGCTTATTTAGCCATAATATTACTTCAAACTATAAGCTGATTAGTACCATCAAACAGTACTTTTAGTCGAGTACCTTCTTTCTTTACCATCACACATAATACACAGGACAACCTTGCTTCCATCCTATCTGTATTCAAAAGCCAGTATGCTAATTGTCCCATTTCAAGAGCAAAGGTATACTAGTGTTTTTAACGCAAAAAAAAGGTCTTGCCCTACGGGTTTATCAAAAAATCTCCATCCGCCGCGACGAATAGTATTTATTTGATAAAACCTTGTTTTTGCTAAACACTAACCTTTTATGCTCTCGAAACGAAACATAGCATACTCCGACTCTTTGGACGAATAAAAAAAATGTCAACAATGAAATGTAGTACTATTTATATTGGATTTAGAGTGAAACAAAACAGCTCCTCCTCTCATTACCGAATAAATTAATTTAAAAAAAATAACCCTAAAAACGGAAAATCATGAACATCCTCGGAAGATTAACAAAGGATGCGGAAATACACAGAACCCCGCAAGACAAACAAGTAGTAAATTTTTCAGTGGCTATCAATGATAGCTACAGAAATAAGCAAGGCGAACGCATAGAGCAAACAAGCTATTTTGATTGCTCCTACTGGAGAAGTCCAAATATTGCAAAAATACTAAACAAAGGCGCTTTAGTTGAGCTTACAGGCAGAGTAAGTGCAAGAGCCTGGACAGCTATTAACGGAGAATTAAAATCAAGTTTGAATTTTCATACATCGACTATAAAATTGTACGGAGGTAGCAAGAAAATTGAATTTAAACAAGGAATTACAAAACAGAATAATACAAAGATCATCACACCAGAACCTGTTGAGGATTTACCCTTTTAACACTAAGTATTTAATCATTTTTTCAACTTTTAAAACTTTAATATTATGGCACACAATTTAAATTTCAATGAAAGAACGGGACGCTATTCATTTTTTAGCGTACAACAAAAAGCTTGGCACGGCTTAGGGCAAATAGTAACAGACTATCCGACAAGTGCAGAAGCAATTAAACACGCAGGACTTGACTATGAAGTGATAAAAAGTCCTCTTTATTCCAAGGTATCAAACGTAATTGATTCTAATGACAGTATATCAATTAGAGACAATGAACTAAAAGTGCCTAATTATTTTGCTACTACCCGTACTGATAACAATACTGTTTTGGGTGTAGTCGGTAAAGAGTATCATATTGTACAAAATTGTGAAGCATTTAGTTTCTTTGATGCTATTGTAGGTGGTACAGATGGAATTATGTACGAGACTGCAGGCGCATTAGGTAATGGAGAACGCATTTTTATTACAGCAAAATTACCTAACTATATTCGTGTTGGTAATGGTGATGATATTACAGAAAAATATATTTTTCTCACTACTTCGCATGATGGTAGCGGCAGTATTACTGCAGCTTTTACACCTGTTAGAATTGTTTGCCAAAATACACTAAATGCTTCTCTTCGAAATATGAGTAATGTGGTGAGAATTCGTCACACTTCAGGAGCAAAACAACGTTTGGAAAATGCGCACAAAGTAATGGGATTAGCAAACGAATTTAGCAATCAATTAGAGGGTATTTTTAATAATTGGGCAAAAGTAAAAGTGAATGATAATGAGGTTAAGAAAATGATACAATTCGCACTATGCCCTAATAAGGAAACCTTACAGTATCTCAAAACTGGAAATGATGCTGAATTGTCCACCGTATTTAAAAACACGGTTGAAGATGCTTTTGCCTATGCTATGACAAGCGACTCACAACAAATGAACACCACAAAAGGAACTTTGTTTGGAGCTTACAACGCTGTAACAGGATACTATCAAAATGTGCGAAGCTATAAGGACAATGAAGCAAAATTGCAATCTATTATTTTGGGAGGTACTGCACAATTAAAATCTCAAAAGGCATTTGAAATCTGTACAAATTTTCAAAATATGGGTACCAATTGCTTTAATTAATATTCCCTTTTAAAACTATAGACGGCCCACTTTGATAGTGGCCGTCTATTTTTATTTGTCTAATTTTTTTGTTTTACTAAATACATTTGTTGCAATTTCGAACTTCAAAAAGACCTTCCCTTCCAAATGGTCGGGAAAGTCTTTTTGAAGAAACTAGTTGAACCACTTCAGAAAAAAGTAATCAGTACGCAACGCTTCCTTCTATTTTTTCTGAAAAGGTTCGAGTTAAATGATAGGATATTCTTTATCCTATTTATTTTAGTTGATTTTTTTTTTTCAAAAGCTAAAGTTATAATTACAATTTTAAACTTTAAACTATTTAAATTAAACAACTTATATATTTTAATTTAGTACAACTAAAGCAAGTTCATCACTATACTAAAAGTACTCCCAAAACCAAGTTCGCTGTCCACTGTGATCTTTCCTTGTTGTGCTTCGATGAATTCTTTACTGATTGCTAATCCCAAGCCAGTTCCAGATTTACTACTTCCTGGTATTTGAAAATACTTATCAAAAACTCTATTTTTATATCTAGAATCAATTCCTTTGCCTGTATCGATAACTTTGAATATAACTTGATCAACTGATTTTCTTACTTGTACAATAATTTTACTTTCTGTAGTAGAATAAGTAATGGCATTGGTTAAAAAATTGATTAATACCCAGGACGTTTTTTCACTATCTGCATTTATAAACGGTAAATTTTCTTCTTCATCAAGAACAATTTCAATTTGTTTATTTTCTGCTTGCATTTTTACAGCTTCAACAGCATAGTGAACTATTGAATAAGGACTTGTTTTCTCAATTTTCAAATTTATTTTTCCAGTTTCTAACTGTGAAATATCTAACAGCTCTCCCGTTAATTTAAGTAGTCTTTCACTATCCTCTTTTATACTGTCTAAGAGTTGCTTTTGCTCCTTGTTAATTGCTCCTGTTACTTCTTTTTCTAAAAGCTGTAAACTAAATTTTATAGAGGATATAGGCGTTTTTAGTTCATGTGATACGGTCGCTATAAAGTTGGTCTTAGCAAAATCTAATTCTTTGAAAAAAGTGACATTTCTTAGAATAATTACATTTCCAATAGCGATCTCTTTCTCCTCCCCTGTTGGCGTAATCGTAATATCGACCACTTCTTTTTCGAAATAGCTTTCTCTATCATCAGCAAAAATTTTTATTGGTAATACCTTTTCATTAATTTCTGAGGTGATTAGCATTCGTATTAAATCATTATTTACAGCCAAAGAACCTACATTTTTACCTACAACCTCACCTTGTTTTAAGCCAAATATAGCCAAAGCTTCATCATTAACAAATAATATAGTATTGCTCGTGTCTAATCCTATAATAGGATCATGCATTTTGTTAATTAATGTTTCTAATCTTTTCTTTTCGAAAGACAAACTATACAAATTGCTGTTGTTATACTCTTCTAACTTTTCGGCCATCACGTTAAAGGAACGAGCCAAGTCACCAAATTCATTGTGTTGTAAAAAATGTACCCTTTCTGAGTAGTTTTTATTGGCTATTTCTTGAATACTCGTTGTTAATTCTTTGATGGGATTAGCGATATTATTGGGTAAATTCACTAATAAGTTAAAGGCTATCAGGAAACACAAAGTTCCCAATATCATGATATAAAAATTTGCTGTTTCGGCAGTCTTCTGAGCGATATCGCTCTTTAGTTTTATGGCATCGGTATTCAGTTTCATGATCTGTAAAATTGCATCATTCATCTCCGCTTTAGCTTCAGCTGATCCATTTTCCTCCTTTAATGATTGAAAAGCTGTTTTAAGCTTATTGGTCATATTCGCTTCGTTTTTCTCCGTAATATTCAGAAGCTGTAAATCTAAATTTTTACCAAAAATCACAATAGCATCCGTATTATTCTCACCAATGCCCTCCATTGCCATTAACATATTCCTAGAATACTCTAAGGAATCATAATTGGCTTTAAGGATATTTTGGGTATCTTGTTTTATCGAATTGATATAATAGACACTAACAACTGAAAGTAAAATTATTAATGCAAATAATAAGCCTACACTTAAGTTTAATTTAGTTTTAATTCTCATTAGGATAAAATTATAAGGTCGACATTTGATGAAGCCAACTTATTTAATAATTTATTAAATATACTTGAAGACAAAATTACTTTAAATAAATTGAAATGTGGTTTTCCTATGCAAACCGTTGTAATCTGTTTTTGCTCTACTACTTCGAGAATAGCATCGGTAATTTTATTGCTTTCTTTTTTAATTACTTCGGCGCCTAATTGAGTTGCTAATTTTAAATTATTTATAAGATAGCGCTGCTTAGCAAGCGGAATTCTAATACTACTTTCTTTTGGTGTTTGCACATACAAAACCATCCACTTACTATTGTAATAACTTGCTAAACGCGCCGTTTTTCTGATAACAATTTTAGCCGTTTTGTCGTTACTACTAATACAAGCCAATAATTTATCTTGTCTAAAATTGGTATTTCTAGGCTTTTCATGCTCTACTTTTCGCACTACTTGACTCGCAACTTCTTTAAGTGCTAATTCACGTAATTGAAGAATCTGATCTGACTTAAAAAAATTAGTCAGAGCCAATTGTATTTTGTTCTCCGTATAAATTTTCCCTTCCTTTAATCTGTTTATCAATTCCTCTGCGGTTAGATCAATATTGACTACTTCATCTGCCATACTTAAAACCTTATCGGGTACCCGCTCTTGCACTTCAACGCCAGTCACCTCCTTGACAACGTTATTTAAACTTTCTATATGTTGAATGTTTACAGCAGAAATAACGTTAATACCAGCTTCTAAAACTTCCAAAATATCCTGCCACCGTTTTTCATTTTTACTACCCTGAATATTAGAGTGTGCTAGTTCATCTATAATTACGACCTCTGGCCTCAGATTAATTATTGCTTGAACATCTAGTTCCTCTAGTTCTTTACCTTTATAGAAAATTGTTCGCCTTGGTATTATAGGCAAACCAGTTAGTAATTCCTGAGTTTCTTTTCTAGCATGTGTCTCTATATAACCTATTTTGACATCAATTCCTTTTTTTAATAAAGAGTGAGCTTCTTGTAGCATTCTATACGTTTTACCTACTCCGGCACTCATACCAATGTAGATTTTAAACTTTCCTTTTCTGGATTTTTGAATCAAATCCAAAAAATACTGTGCATTATTCTGTCTTTCTTGTTCCATATTCGTTTTAATGCTTCAAATGATTTGAGCTGCTATCCTTTTTATTTTTTAGTAATGATTCATCTTTTGGATTGTACAATTCTCTTTTACAGAGATTTTGGTACCCCAATCAATTAGAGATAATGCCGCTGCTATTATTTATTTAATTTGTCTAGTTCTGAATTCAGCATCACTATGTTAATAGTTTTAGGCCCTAGACATGTAATTAATCTTTTTTCGGTATGGTCTACAATGATAGAGTCAATAATTTTTGTCACAATATTTCTAGCTCTCGCAATTCGTACCACTTGTTTTTTTGCACAATCTATAGTAATATTTGGATTCATAAACCTAGATTCGGTCGCGATAGATTGTGATTTTCCTTTTCTATGCAGCGTTAATTTTTTTTCAGAAATTAGTTTTTCTTTTACTGTAACGGGATAAAACAGTTCTGAATGCTGCACTACTTTACTGCTATCTATAATCCCTACTTCATCAACCACGTCACACAAAGCAGTATTCCTAAAATAGATGTCATCACTGTATTTCTTTTCTAGTGTAGGAGCGGTAATTTCACCTCCATGAATCGAATGAGGTTCTGATGAAGATTTGACTATTTTTTTTTTCTGACATCCTAAAAAGAGTACTAAACTTGCTATTCCAGCAACTAGTACACTCAGAAATGTACTCCTTTGTTTTAAAATTATTGTTTTCATAATAATTATTATATTTAGACAACAGCCTGCCTGCGCTTGTTCTCGTAAAAACTAAATTGATGGCTATTGCATTAGCTTTTGAAAAGCACTATTACTTATTATAAGCTATTTTAAATTTTTAGAATTTCATTGCTAAAGATGTCGAAAAAACCAAACTGTCATCAGCAGTTTCTCCTCCTCTTTTAATATAAATACCCTCTTTACTAGAATAATTTTTCACTTCCGTTCTCCAAACTAAATTGGAACTTATCTTATAATCTGAATTCACAGAAGCACCATACGTTTCAAAACCGTTTGGGGTTCCTATTGCGATAATTACTCCTTTTTTATCTTGGTAATATTCTGCCCTTATAGCCAAATTTAATTTATCCGTTACCGCAATTTGTGTCATTGCCGATGCTCCGTACCATTTGTTATAATGATTACTTTGAGCAATATCTTGTTCCCAGCCTAGATCGAAACCTGCCATCAATTTTACGCTGCTTGTTAGATCAAACTGACCGTAAAAATCATGAAAGTAACGCCTTTGACTAACATCGTTTGGTTTGTCATTTCCAATAAAAGAACTACTGTTCAAGGTTATTTTATTTGTTGGTTTATAAATTAGTTGATGCCCAAAAGCAGGAGAAGTATTCCCATCCACGCGCTGAATTCTTTGCCAACCATTTAAGTACAATCCTGACAATTCCCATTGTCCACTTGGCGAAACATAAGTAATTTTGGCTCCGGCCTCAAAATAAGGAGAATTCTCAGCCATTATACTTCTAGTTAAAGTAATACAGTCTGCACCAACAGCACTTTCAAAACCAATATGTGAAGGCATAATCCCAGCGGTAATCCATAGATTTTGATTTTTTAAAACTTTAAAACCCACATTTGCTTCATAAATATTTTTTAGAACTCCAGGCTCAGCGGAATAATTAGCATTCATATACGACCCAGCTCCTAAGGCCAAATTCGCGCGGACCATTCCTGTATCGTAGGTAGCTTTTAGTAAACCTAAATTTAAACTTACCTCATTATTACGGTTATGACTGTAAATAAAGCTCGGTCGTGAATTAGTTTCAGGGTTATTTGTATCGAATTGATAGTACGTTTCAACATATCCAGAAAAGGTTAACGGATTTTTTTTCTCTTCTTGCGCAATAGCAGCATTCGATAAAACAAGTGATAAGAACACTATTATTATTTTAGTATGCATGATAATATATTTTTTAGATTGAAAAAAGGGAGACAACATTACGTCTCCCTGATTTTATTATTTTCTTATTTGAGTTGGTCAAGCGCAATATTTAGTTTTAAAACATTCACTTTTTTAGGTCCAAAAGCGCCTAGAAAGGGCTGCTCTGCATTTGCGTCAATCAAATTATTTAATTTTTCACTACTAATTTTTCTTGCTTTTTGAACTCGCTCGATCTGTACTTTAGCACTTTCTACAGAAATATTTGGATCCAATCCGCTTGCACTAGCAGTCACCAAATCAACTGGAATTTCTGATTTTTTTACCGTAGGATTCTTTAGTAAAAAAGTATCAATACGGCTTTGTACTACTGCTAAATATTCTTGGTTAGAAGCACCTTTGTTACTTGCTCCTGATCCTGCAGCGTTGTAGTCCACAGCAGATGGTCTTCCCCAAAAGTATTCGTCTGCAGTAAAATCTTGACCAATGTTGGAGTATCCCTTACTTTGTTTGTAGGCTACCACTTCTCCTTTACCATTATTTGGTGCTAATTGAGCAACTGCCCAAACCGATATTGGATAAATTACCATGAAAAGTACAAGAAGGACAACGGTCATTCTAAGTCCTATTATTAAATTATTTTTCATAATTTCTATTTTTTTTAAATAAATAATGCAACTACAATATCAATCAATTTGATTCCTATAAACGGTACTATGATTCCACCTACCCCAAAAAGCAATAGATTTCTTCTCAGTAAAGCACTGGCACCAATTGGCTTATAACTCACTCCTTTTAATGCTAATGGTATCAAGAACGGAATAATGATCGCGTTGAAAATTACTGCCGACAGTATGGCACTTTCAGGACTGTG encodes the following:
- a CDS encoding porin — translated: MHTKIIIVFLSLVLSNAAIAQEEKKNPLTFSGYVETYYQFDTNNPETNSRPSFIYSHNRNNEVSLNLGLLKATYDTGMVRANLALGAGSYMNANYSAEPGVLKNIYEANVGFKVLKNQNLWITAGIMPSHIGFESAVGADCITLTRSIMAENSPYFEAGAKITYVSPSGQWELSGLYLNGWQRIQRVDGNTSPAFGHQLIYKPTNKITLNSSSFIGNDKPNDVSQRRYFHDFYGQFDLTSSVKLMAGFDLGWEQDIAQSNHYNKWYGASAMTQIAVTDKLNLAIRAEYYQDKKGVIIAIGTPNGFETYGASVNSDYKISSNLVWRTEVKNYSSKEGIYIKRGGETADDSLVFSTSLAMKF
- a CDS encoding single-stranded DNA-binding protein → MNILGRLTKDAEIHRTPQDKQVVNFSVAINDSYRNKQGERIEQTSYFDCSYWRSPNIAKILNKGALVELTGRVSARAWTAINGELKSSLNFHTSTIKLYGGSKKIEFKQGITKQNNTKIITPEPVEDLPF
- a CDS encoding histidine kinase; translation: MEQERQNNAQYFLDLIQKSRKGKFKIYIGMSAGVGKTYRMLQEAHSLLKKGIDVKIGYIETHARKETQELLTGLPIIPRRTIFYKGKELEELDVQAIINLRPEVVIIDELAHSNIQGSKNEKRWQDILEVLEAGINVISAVNIQHIESLNNVVKEVTGVEVQERVPDKVLSMADEVVNIDLTAEELINRLKEGKIYTENKIQLALTNFFKSDQILQLRELALKEVASQVVRKVEHEKPRNTNFRQDKLLACISSNDKTAKIVIRKTARLASYYNSKWMVLYVQTPKESSIRIPLAKQRYLINNLKLATQLGAEVIKKESNKITDAILEVVEQKQITTVCIGKPHFNLFKVILSSSIFNKLLNKLASSNVDLIILS
- a CDS encoding HAMP domain-containing sensor histidine kinase, with product MRIKTKLNLSVGLLFALIILLSVVSVYYINSIKQDTQNILKANYDSLEYSRNMLMAMEGIGENNTDAIVIFGKNLDLQLLNITEKNEANMTNKLKTAFQSLKEENGSAEAKAEMNDAILQIMKLNTDAIKLKSDIAQKTAETANFYIMILGTLCFLIAFNLLVNLPNNIANPIKELTTSIQEIANKNYSERVHFLQHNEFGDLARSFNVMAEKLEEYNNSNLYSLSFEKKRLETLINKMHDPIIGLDTSNTILFVNDEALAIFGLKQGEVVGKNVGSLAVNNDLIRMLITSEINEKVLPIKIFADDRESYFEKEVVDITITPTGEEKEIAIGNVIILRNVTFFKELDFAKTNFIATVSHELKTPISSIKFSLQLLEKEVTGAINKEQKQLLDSIKEDSERLLKLTGELLDISQLETGKINLKIEKTSPYSIVHYAVEAVKMQAENKQIEIVLDEEENLPFINADSEKTSWVLINFLTNAITYSTTESKIIVQVRKSVDQVIFKVIDTGKGIDSRYKNRVFDKYFQIPGSSKSGTGLGLAISKEFIEAQQGKITVDSELGFGSTFSIVMNLL
- a CDS encoding K(+)-transporting ATPase subunit C, with the protein product MKNNLIIGLRMTVVLLVLFMVIYPISVWAVAQLAPNNGKGEVVAYKQSKGYSNIGQDFTADEYFWGRPSAVDYNAAGSGASNKGASNQEYLAVVQSRIDTFLLKNPTVKKSEIPVDLVTASASGLDPNISVESAKVQIERVQKARKISSEKLNNLIDANAEQPFLGAFGPKKVNVLKLNIALDQLK
- a CDS encoding DUF932 domain-containing protein → MAHNLNFNERTGRYSFFSVQQKAWHGLGQIVTDYPTSAEAIKHAGLDYEVIKSPLYSKVSNVIDSNDSISIRDNELKVPNYFATTRTDNNTVLGVVGKEYHIVQNCEAFSFFDAIVGGTDGIMYETAGALGNGERIFITAKLPNYIRVGNGDDITEKYIFLTTSHDGSGSITAAFTPVRIVCQNTLNASLRNMSNVVRIRHTSGAKQRLENAHKVMGLANEFSNQLEGIFNNWAKVKVNDNEVKKMIQFALCPNKETLQYLKTGNDAELSTVFKNTVEDAFAYAMTSDSQQMNTTKGTLFGAYNAVTGYYQNVRSYKDNEAKLQSIILGGTAQLKSQKAFEICTNFQNMGTNCFN
- a CDS encoding potassium-transporting ATPase subunit C, which produces MKTIILKQRSTFLSVLVAGIASLVLFLGCQKKKIVKSSSEPHSIHGGEITAPTLEKKYSDDIYFRNTALCDVVDEVGIIDSSKVVQHSELFYPVTVKEKLISEKKLTLHRKGKSQSIATESRFMNPNITIDCAKKQVVRIARARNIVTKIIDSIIVDHTEKRLITCLGPKTINIVMLNSELDKLNK